The sequence ACATTTTCTATCAGGCTTGTTAATATTTTTTTTTCATTTTAATTTTAGTTTCCTTGTTATTGCAGTTGCAGTCATAAACAATTTCTTCTAGATCGTGTTACTTGACACAACTTTACATGATCAAATGGAACTATACTTAAACTTCATGCCTAACATAATGCTCTGGCGTCTGGATTGACTCTGCTGCAATCCTCATTTCTCTATCCAATAGCTACCTCTGGTAACATAATTTCCATCCGTCCTGCAGGTTTTAATGTCGAGAAGGTTCAGTATAAGAATGTGGCATTCACTGTGTGGGATGTGGGTGGGCAAGAAAAACTCAGGTCACTGTGGAAGATGTACCTGAGTAATTCTGATGCACTGGTAATAACTATTACTTGCAAGTGCAGAGACACATGAGTAGCTTCCCATTATGTCTCTTTGGTTCCCTTGTCTTTCTCAACTCTTGATATGGTGTTTACTTTGTGCATTGTTCTTCCTCTTCCATTGTACTCCCtccattcttttttatttgtcgcattttaattcaaaaatgaactagaggACGACATATATTCAAGAACGGAGTTAGTAGTTAATATCCACATCACAGCCCTgcatttttttttttttgcatagGGTAGCTTAGTAAGTGTCCTGCATAATAGTAATCGAAGGTCATTTGGTCTTCTTGCTAAGTTTGTGTTTCAGCTTTGGGTTTGTTGCAGATCTATGTCGTTGATTCTCTGGACAGAGAAAGGATCAGAGACGCGAGGCAAGAGTTCCAGGTAAGACAGTCATACTACCTACATCAAGTATAAAGACTTCCTGGCCCCTTAGATTAATGTCCGTTGATGATACGATGTCATGCGTCCTTTTTCCTCCTTCCAGACCATTATCAAGGACCCTTTGATGGCAAACAGCATAATCTTGGTATTTGCAAACAAACAGGACCTGGTAAGTTAAACCGAGACCCTTCTTATAAGTTACAACcttgtttatttatttatattttgaaGTCCCCTTCTTAGAATGGGTAGGGGTAGTTAGCACATGTTCTTCTTTTATCATTATTTCAGTTTTGTATCGGTGCTCTCATCATCTCATGGAAACCTGTTAGAGTACCAAAAACATTTCGTCCAAGTTCAGTTATGGCTAATTGAGAAGACAACAAGTTTAGAACTGCTATATATGTCGTTAATGTCCTGAGCTTTACGGAAGGTTCAAACGAGCAGTACAGAAGGTTCAAACGAGCAGCAGCGATCGAGCGATACTCTTCACTCTTGAGACTGATACCTTTCTCTTGCTCACACAGAGAGGCACGATGAGCACGGACGAGGTCAGCGAAGGGCTGGGGCTGCACGACCTCAGGAACAGGATCTGGCACATACAGGGGACCTGCGCGCTCCGCGGCGAGGGCCTCTACGACGGGCTCGACTGGCTTGCGTCCACCCTGAAGCAGCTGCAAGAATCGGGCCACGCGACTTCGGTCGCTGGCCCTTCCATCTGATCCAGCGCAAGGTTATGTGCGATTCTGAGCACGCAACTGGACCCACTTTTCTCTTTTTCATTAGTAGTATGTGAACAGGCTCAGCTCGGTCAGAGCTTTCGGTTGCATGTGGATCGGATGGGAtgcttgtttggtttgtggctaactgtgccccactttgcctaaggttagtcgttcgaattgagggCGTGTTTGGTGTGGCGCCTAAGCCGCCACACCGCGCCACACTTTTCAGCCACAAGTGTGGCGGCCGATTTGGCCGCCACACTTGTGGCTGAAAAGTGTGGCGCGGTGTGGTGGCTTAGGCGCCACACCAAACACGCcctgaataactaaccttaggcagaaaagttaggcaaagtgtggcaattggggtaacgaaccaaacatgccctaaattCCCTCTTCAATCCACTCATAACCGAAACAAGGGAGTCATAGGCCGTTTTCCTTCCCTTGCGCCCGGCGTAACTTCTTCCAGTTCTCATCCACCGGCTGAACCCGTTCTGAAAATGCCCGTTGtgtttttatgcagtgagctcagTGCCTCAGCCAACTGACAGCAAGCCCACAAGAATATGCTCCAGCGCGAGCGCATTCCTTTGGTGGGTGTGGCTGCccgctggtggtggtggagttcCTTCGGTCGGTGTTGCCGTGTTGGTATCATATGAGCCAGTTGTTCATCCGGCAGGGACTCGCGTACTTTTTTTTCTCTCCTGAGATTGTTTGTAAATTGTTGAACGGATGCAATGCCGGCGATGTTGATCTTGTGTGCTGGTGGTGCACGTGGTTGTTTTGTCTACTTTTTTTTACAATAAAAAAGAGATCGTCTGCGGTTCTGGTGATTACAAGCTTTTGTCGTACGGTTTTATGACACATGGCAGTTGTTTTCTCCTGGAAATTCCTCGTGCGTCGGTGAGGTCGCAACGGAGTACAATAGGTGATTTTTCAGATTCCTTTTTGGCATGGAGGGGGAAAAAATATTGCCTGAGAAAGATGGggaaaaaataaaaaggaaaacgaCGCCTGAGAGATTCGAACTCTCGCGGGGAAACCCCATGTACTTAGCAGGCACACGCCTTAAccactcggccaaagcgtcgttgATATAAGCCTTTAAATATAAAATATATTTAGAAACAAATTCCATCCATACACGCGCCAGATGCCAGGCCACCGGCACGCGACTTGTCTAGATCCCGTGACCGTCTCAGCTCTGCCGGGAATCTACGCACTACGCTCCTTTTCCGGCACGTCGTTTATTGGGTATATTTCTCCTAGCTTCTAGCTAGGATAAACTGTTAAACTCCATCAAACTAGTTTTTCAGCTCACTCTTATAAGAATCACTTTAATAAAAACAGTACAAAATCAACGTGAATATAAAATCGACCGATTCGTTACGATAGTACGAATccaccactttctaaattttaaaCCTTATAGATCTCTCCATCTTCCTTGATACATAATCCTCATGGTAAAATTCATCCTACACCTAGATTCTCAGAAAAATTCGTAAAAAATAAACAAGACCATAATACAATGATAGGGAGTTAAGCATAGATTTTGCCTCGAAATAGTGCCTCAAATTAAAATATAGGACTTTGGTCAAAAAATTATATGATACCCTCTCAAGTggctcaaatatactacatcatAGTAGGTTGTTCTATAATCTAAATTTAAGTCTTTAATATTAGAGCAAAATGTTTTATTGGTACCCTAAATTttataaaatatatttatttttaaattatatgGTATTTTTATAGGTGTGGAGATGCTTTAACGATAACGCCTGTTCTGACAGCCTCGCAGGGGGACATTGCAAAAGGCATTAACATGAGCACATACCAGACTGGCAGGTTTTGCCGGGGCTTTCCCCACGTGTTAATCATGTCTGCAGACGGTCTAGTTCCAGGCTAGGTATGCAAAATATCTGTACATACAGCAAATGCACAGGACGAACACGGAATGGGGTCTTGAATCATGGCGAGGAGCTGAGCAGAAGGCTGCCCCCGGATGATGGGATGGAATGGAACACAGCGGTGTACCACCATAACCACCAGTCAACGGAATGTGTGCGGGGGTGCTTTTCATTGCCCTTGCTCCCTCCAGATGCGGCCGGTGACCCGCAGCTTGAGCTCCTGCCTGCCGCCGCCCGAGAAGAAGAGCGCCATGTTCCTGTGGATGATGAGCCCGTCGAAGCTGTCCCGCACCTTCCGGTGGCTGTCCCTGACGCTCCGCGGCGTGCCCTGCCACGTCAGCTTCCGCCCGCCCCCGCCCACCTCCAGGCTGTACCCGAACCCCTGCGCCTCGCTCTCCTCGCCCATGAACCGCAGGAACGCCATGTACACCGGCGCCATCCCCAGCACGAACGCCTCGAAGTGCAGGCAGAAGTGCTGCCCGAAACACTTGAAAACCTGCATGTATCAAACACAAGTCACAAGTGTGTGATCACATTCAGAAAAAAACAAGACGTCTCAGAAGTAAGTTTATTAGTTAGGAAGATCGCTATGCAGGTCACTTTAGTCAAATGCATATATCTACCATACAGATATAATCCAGATCAAATAACCAGCAAAATTCCCCATGTATCTAAACCTAAGCACGAACAGAACTCGTCATTCTACTTACAGTGAGCATCCACGTGGCATTCTCCACCTCGTACGGGTTGGGCTTCACGTACCGGTGGTTGAACGTGCAGCCCTCGTGCAAGTCCACCTTATGGTCGTTGATGAGATGGGACACCAGGAACGGGACGTCGCCTGCGATCAGGCACTCGGAACCTGCGTACGGGCAGCTGTACGGCCTGAACCTGCAGAGCTCCTCGTGCTTCAGTTTGCTCTTGTATGGGTGGATCTCGGTGCATCCCGTGCTCTGGTACTTGCACGGAAGCTGGAGTTGCTCTGCCACCTTCTCGAGAGCTAGGCACCTGATGTTTCCCAGTTCCTGGCGACAGGTTGGGCAATGGTTCTCTACCCTGTGCTTGCAACTAGAGCAGATCGTGTGGCCATTTGGGCACTGCAGAAACAAAGGAACCAGTAGATTATTACCATTACCATTTCCAGGATTCATCTCTGCAACTCTAGCCACTGCAATTGAAGCTGGTGTTTAAATTACATGATGTAAATCCTGAAGTGATACGGATACCATCACTATTCAAGTAACACGATTAGTTTGCAACTCATCTAATTATTCTAATGAAAAAATGTGTAGAAACATTACCTCAACTTCGGAATTGTGATTATAATAAGGCTAACCTTTTCTTTGGAAGGATAAAGATAACTCGTCGACAAAAAAATGTAGACCAAGGATGCAATAAACTTAATTACAGACAACACGCAATAGTATCATGTATGTGGAGTGGGCAGGGGAACTTGAAAATATCCCAATGCGCTATAAATAAAGCCTTTAAGCTTGTTGATGGTCATGATCATAGTACCATACCAAATTCTAAGGAAGTGAAGACATAAACTAATATACATGGGCTCCAGCACTATGCATACACTGATATAAACATATGGAGGAAACAAAGGACTGATATAAACACATGGATACAAGAGAACTTAACGTCGATTACAATGTGACAATAACAAAAGTTACACTAGGATGTTTAATAGAACAGAATTTTGAACAACTTGAGATCAATGGGCAAACCTAGATAACTTAAGGTGGTGCAAATGCAACATACATACCATATAACCCACCTTCTATACTAACTCAATCTACACATCTAATAGGCAATGTAAGCTATCAGCATTCTCTTTGCATACAGATAACATGCGAAGATGCATACTGCAATCACCAAAGCACATAAAAAGGAGAAGATAAGTCTAAGCAGACAGACCTGGAGTATAGGTGGGCGCATCGAGTTGGTACACACTGGGCATTCGAGCAAATCATTCAAGCCACACAGCGACGACAATGCAACATTGGCTAGCGATGCCGATGTAGACCACGGTTTACTTGCAGAGTCTACGTCAAGCATGATACCCCCAAGTGATTCAGAAAGCCCATCGTCATCTCCACAGTCCGACTCGGGGACTACAGTCACAATGCTGCTTCCCGGTGCCATTGTAAAAAGCTCCTTTCAGGTCCGGAAGTAGTACAAACCATCAGCAGCCCACCACTCCATTGTTTTCCTGCTAACCACACCAAATTTTAGCATCAAAGAAGACATGGAATCTAAGCAAAACAGAATTAACGTCCTGCGTAGGTTGATTCTGATGCTCGGTAGTTTATCAGGGTCACAAAAAAAAAGGGTAATTCCTCAGAACCATGAATGACAAAGATAAAATCTGTTGCCGCCAACTGAAGAGTCAGGAATCCAACTTGAGTGAGCAAACTACATTCAGATCTCAGAACTGAGGAAGCACCGTACACTCCACTACTCCAGTGACTCCCATCCAATGACCTTGGCGGTTTCCAAACTCGAATTGGCCACTGCGGCGTAACCCGACCAACTTCGCCCGAGGCAGTACATTTAATCGAAGACAGGTGCAGCAGGGGCGGACCCGCCCCGACAATTTTTTGCAAAGAAATTCGAAGTT is a genomic window of Zea mays cultivar B73 chromosome 5, Zm-B73-REFERENCE-NAM-5.0, whole genome shotgun sequence containing:
- the LOC100192472 gene encoding uncharacterized protein LOC100192472, with protein sequence MGQALRRLFDSFFSTREMRVVMLGLDAAGKTTILYRLHMGEVLSTVPTVGFNVEKVQYKNVAFTVWDVGGQEKLRSLWKMYLSNSDALIYVVDSLDRERIRDARQEFQTIIKDPLMANSIILVFANKQDLRGTMSTDEVSEGLGLHDLRNRIWHIQGTCALRGEGLYDGLDWLASTLKQLQESGHATSVAGPSI
- the LOC100170245 gene encoding E3 ubiquitin-protein ligase SINAT2 isoform X1; this translates as MAPGSSIVTVVPESDCGDDDGLSESLGGIMLDVDSASKPWSTSASLANVALSSLCGLNDLLECPVCTNSMRPPILQCPNGHTICSSCKHRVENHCPTCRQELGNIRCLALEKVAEQLQLPCKYQSTGCTEIHPYKSKLKHEELCRFRPYSCPYAGSECLIAGDVPFLVSHLINDHKVDLHEGCTFNHRYVKPNPYEVENATWMLTVFKCFGQHFCLHFEAFVLGMAPVYMAFLRFMGEESEAQGFGYSLEVGGGGRKLTWQGTPRSVRDSHRKVRDSFDGLIIHRNMALFFSGGGRQELKLRVTGRIWREQGQ